The Methylomonas sp. UP202 DNA window CTGCCGGTCAGGGTCGGCGACACGGTCAAGCCCGGCACGGCCCTGGCGCAACTGGCCTGCCGGAACTTTGAACTGGAACGCGCGCGCCTGCAGGGCGAAAGGCTAGCCGCCCAAGCCAAACTGGAACTGTCGCAATGGCAGCTCAAGCAAGCGGAAACCCTGGCCCAACAACAGACTCTGCCCGACGAGCAGGTCCAGGAAAAACGCGCGCAATTGGCGGTCTTGCGCGGCGAGCTGGCCGCGAATAGCGCCCGTCTGGAAACCACCGACCAACAAATCAAGCACTGCACCGTGCGTGCGCCGTTTGCCGGGGTGGTGACCGAACGTTTGATCGCCATCGGCCAATTCGCCGCGCGCGGCACGCCGTTGGTGCGCTTGCTCGACACCAGCCGGCCGGAAGTGTCGGCGCAAATCCCCGATCAGGAAACCCAGGCCTTACGGCAGGCGAGCGACTTGAGTTTTGAACACAACGGCAACCGCTACCCTCTAAAACTGCGCAGCGTTTTACCGGCCATCCGCACCGAAACCGGCACGCACGACGCCCGGCTGGATTTTGCCGCTACCGCCGCCGAAGCCGGCAGCGCCGGCCGCGTGGTATGGCGGGATAAACGAATGCACGTCCCGGCCGAATTCGTCGTCAAGCGCGGCGAACAATTGGGCGTGTTTTTGAACCGGCAGAGTACTGCGCAGTTTCACGCCTTGCCGACCGCGCAAAGCGGCCGGCCGGCGGCCATCGCGTTACCGGGCGACAGCCAGCTCGTCGTCACCGGTCAATTTGCGCT harbors:
- a CDS encoding efflux RND transporter periplasmic adaptor subunit, whose translation is MAVFLTPNQPPRRAAHAKATARASRFTLEKPIAAWLAASWLTLSAAAWADDPVAVRVAPLAQIAIYPESAAPALVVSLNHSPIAAEIDASVVELPVRVGDTVKPGTALAQLACRNFELERARLQGERLAAQAKLELSQWQLKQAETLAQQQTLPDEQVQEKRAQLAVLRGELAANSARLETTDQQIKHCTVRAPFAGVVTERLIAIGQFAARGTPLVRLLDTSRPEVSAQIPDQETQALRQASDLSFEHNGNRYPLKLRSVLPAIRTETGTHDARLDFAATAAEAGSAGRVVWRDKRMHVPAEFVVKRGEQLGVFLNRQSTAQFHALPTAQSGRPAAIALPGDSQLVVTGQFALRDGAAITVEAAPAAKSKP